A DNA window from Allokutzneria albata contains the following coding sequences:
- a CDS encoding ATP-binding protein, whose amino-acid sequence MSGLVGRFDEAARIAETVRAGGGVLVLRGPAGVGKTRLGLEALSRAGAAGFRTLTGSGRPLGRGLAYAPWLEALGPCLRELPPGVRARLVELPELGRLFGGLDLPRPEPLADPALERLRLFEAVSRLLALLEPVAIFIDDLQWADDTSVELFDYLARGAARHRVLLIAAHRADELTTRFPSLDVDTLDGDGSTALLRELLDGGDPPPALVELARARAGGLPLYLVELVGQLRADGSLTRSGGAWVLKTTSEPTTPQQVRDVVAARLGTLSRHERVLLEVIAVAGEAATHGVVHAVSGLDEDSVITAVLAGRDRGLIAEDVLAGEVRYRPSHPMYGEVAYAELAAVRRQQLHLGVAEALGDNDVELLAKHVRGAGALADQHRALAVCRAAGEHALELRAGDAAVQHLVAALGLANRLARADLVPDLRERLALAYDLAGRSGEAADAWRAAARAATDGARRSHCLRRVALLAWDNGDFAAAMSTLDTAADALPVDAAPEDRLRLHETRISLQSRASLVAEMIKSRAEVAALPGARATALTEMIDTVALLAAADYRGAHAAATRAIERAGETGDPVLLEFVSRPIVLIDMLVFGVDAARASAERGLRAAKASGVPALESSSRFSLIVADYFGGHWRRAKAAAAELIAFGHRVDQPRMITVGLASRALIAAGAGRRAEAAALLKEASAGYTAGERVDARVRQLVGCVRVLMARQSGDHTTAVAVAEELAAPDATTFPPYGLVLLGDALRDAGDEPGALAAAERLVRLAPGSPFLAAYAARLRGDFAEAVARFQEAGMRIEAAHVRLDLAESVEDLRSVLELAEAEDVGPLADRARKALRTKGVRTPVGRERPSGTLTRREVEVARLVAEGLSNAEIAERLFLSRRTVTTHLQHAYARLGVSSRAALTHYVMENGLLDSPTTG is encoded by the coding sequence GTGAGCGGGCTGGTCGGGCGGTTCGACGAGGCAGCCAGGATCGCGGAGACCGTGCGCGCGGGCGGCGGAGTGCTCGTGCTGCGCGGCCCCGCCGGAGTCGGCAAGACCCGCCTCGGACTGGAGGCGTTGAGCCGCGCCGGAGCCGCCGGGTTCCGCACCCTCACCGGCAGCGGACGCCCGCTGGGGCGCGGTCTCGCCTACGCGCCGTGGCTGGAGGCACTGGGGCCCTGCCTGCGGGAGCTGCCGCCGGGCGTGCGCGCGCGGCTGGTGGAGCTGCCCGAGCTGGGCAGGCTGTTCGGCGGGCTGGACCTGCCGCGCCCGGAACCACTGGCCGATCCGGCGCTGGAGCGGTTGCGGCTGTTCGAGGCCGTGTCGCGGTTGCTGGCGCTGCTGGAGCCAGTCGCGATCTTCATCGACGATCTCCAGTGGGCCGACGACACCAGTGTCGAACTCTTCGACTACCTCGCCCGCGGCGCCGCGCGGCACCGCGTCCTGCTCATCGCCGCGCACCGCGCTGACGAGCTGACCACGCGCTTTCCCAGCCTGGACGTGGACACCCTGGACGGCGACGGGAGCACGGCGCTGCTGCGCGAACTCCTCGACGGCGGCGATCCTCCGCCCGCGCTCGTCGAGCTGGCCCGGGCTCGCGCCGGTGGCCTGCCGCTGTACCTGGTCGAACTCGTCGGTCAGCTCCGCGCGGACGGCTCCTTGACGCGCAGCGGAGGCGCTTGGGTGCTCAAGACGACGTCCGAGCCGACGACCCCGCAGCAGGTCCGCGATGTCGTCGCGGCCCGCCTCGGCACACTCAGCCGTCATGAGCGCGTGCTGCTCGAAGTCATCGCGGTCGCGGGCGAAGCCGCCACGCACGGCGTGGTCCACGCGGTCTCGGGGTTGGACGAGGACTCGGTGATCACCGCGGTGCTGGCCGGGCGGGATCGGGGGCTGATCGCCGAGGACGTGCTGGCAGGAGAAGTCCGCTACCGGCCGTCGCATCCCATGTACGGCGAGGTCGCTTACGCCGAGCTGGCCGCCGTGCGCCGTCAGCAGCTGCACCTGGGAGTCGCGGAGGCGTTGGGGGACAACGACGTCGAACTCCTCGCCAAGCACGTGCGCGGCGCGGGCGCGCTGGCCGATCAACACCGTGCGCTGGCGGTCTGCCGAGCCGCGGGCGAGCACGCGCTGGAGCTGCGCGCGGGTGACGCGGCCGTGCAGCACCTGGTCGCCGCGCTCGGCCTGGCCAACCGCCTCGCCCGCGCCGATCTCGTGCCCGATCTGCGGGAGCGGCTGGCGTTGGCCTACGACCTGGCCGGGCGATCGGGGGAGGCGGCCGACGCGTGGCGGGCCGCGGCGCGAGCGGCCACCGACGGCGCCCGCCGGAGCCACTGCCTGCGCCGCGTCGCCCTGCTGGCGTGGGACAACGGGGACTTCGCCGCCGCGATGTCCACTTTGGACACCGCGGCGGACGCGCTGCCCGTGGACGCCGCACCCGAGGACCGGCTGCGACTGCACGAGACGCGGATCAGCCTCCAGTCCCGGGCGAGCCTGGTCGCCGAAATGATCAAGTCCAGGGCCGAGGTCGCCGCGCTGCCCGGCGCACGGGCGACGGCGCTGACGGAGATGATCGACACCGTCGCACTGCTCGCCGCCGCCGACTACCGGGGCGCGCACGCCGCGGCGACCAGGGCGATCGAGCGCGCGGGCGAGACCGGGGACCCGGTGCTGCTGGAGTTCGTGTCGCGGCCGATCGTGCTGATCGACATGCTGGTCTTCGGCGTCGACGCCGCCCGCGCCTCCGCCGAGCGGGGCCTGCGCGCGGCCAAGGCGTCCGGGGTGCCCGCACTGGAGAGCTCCTCGCGGTTCTCGCTGATCGTCGCCGACTACTTCGGCGGGCACTGGCGCCGCGCGAAGGCCGCGGCCGCCGAGCTGATCGCCTTCGGTCACCGCGTCGACCAGCCACGGATGATCACGGTCGGCCTGGCCAGCCGGGCGTTGATCGCCGCGGGCGCGGGCCGCCGGGCGGAAGCAGCCGCGCTGCTCAAGGAGGCGAGCGCCGGTTACACCGCGGGCGAGCGGGTGGACGCGCGCGTGCGGCAGCTGGTCGGCTGCGTGCGGGTGCTGATGGCCCGGCAGTCCGGCGATCACACCACGGCCGTCGCCGTCGCCGAGGAGCTGGCCGCTCCGGACGCCACGACCTTCCCGCCATATGGCCTGGTCCTGCTGGGTGACGCACTTCGCGACGCGGGCGACGAGCCGGGCGCACTGGCCGCCGCGGAGCGCCTGGTGCGGCTCGCGCCGGGGTCGCCGTTCCTCGCCGCCTACGCGGCCCGGCTGCGCGGGGACTTCGCGGAGGCGGTCGCGCGCTTCCAGGAGGCCGGAATGCGGATCGAGGCCGCGCACGTCCGGCTCGACCTCGCGGAGTCGGTCGAGGACCTGCGCTCCGTGCTGGAGCTGGCCGAGGCCGAGGACGTCGGCCCGCTGGCCGATCGTGCCCGGAAAGCCTTGCGCACGAAGGGAGTCCGCACTCCCGTCGGACGTGAACGACCGAGCGGGACGCTCACCCGGCGCGAGGTGGAGGTGGCCCGGCTCGTAGCGGAGGGCCTGTCGAACGCCGAGATCGCCGAGCGGCTGTTCCTGAGTCGCCGCACGGTGACCACTCATCTCCAGCACGCCTACGCGCGACTCGGCGTGTCCTCACGCGCGGCGCTGACGCACTACGTGATGGAGAACGGCCTGCTGGACTCTCCGACCACCGGGTAG
- a CDS encoding helix-turn-helix transcriptional regulator: MSVVGRENEIAEVLGLTSGTLVVSGDPGAGKSTLLDLAAEAHSGRVLRVAGGENEANLPFAALHQLVRPMLAEAGELPPRQRAALLGAFGIGDEEAPDRLLINVAVLTLLSGHAEREPVLVVVDDAQWLDGGSLDALMFLARRIEDEPLAILVGTRDDSVFAGFRRCALAPLDRAAANRLLDAQPRSPQGRERVRILDQAAGNPLALVELARTEGADQDVLPLTDRLERIFAAHLDELPEPTRAALLLVAVDTADLLGARYAADLAPAELAGLIKITQGRVRFRHPLVRSAIQHAAPMEQRIRAHRTLAELLREEPDRRAWHLAAASTGPDEDVAAALESTARRARQRGGYAAAATALERAAELSPDRAARARRLVRAADMAALTGHARWVEQLATQASSLTDDPDLRARAALRLGQVLTMTIRFPAAYELLMRTADDAAPALAKQALASAASIVFYAGSDQWRRQVREHSAADDPLISAVTDPHENRSELVAVLPELVDAANGNPRALNTLGVMAWMLDENATAMRIYDDALHRLRAAGDLPDGLGCSASWAYLDGGRWAQARQTGTSSVSSVDEADMPHLVAGTYTLEAVASALSGNAAEARELALRALSIVDPQDSRAISTRARCALGMAAVVDGDHEAAYEQFRQLFTAEGDPVHYHCSYPGIGELAAAAVRIGRHQEAAEVVERAAKRLEGRFSARTSALVSRARALLAEPEEAESHFEAALADPAGEQWPFERAQILLDYAEWLRRRRRITEARPKLNAAMEIFQRLGARPWIDRAQGELRAAGIEGNAQPSALSELSPQQQTIVRMAARGLTNKEIGERLFLSPRTVSSHLYRSFPKLGITARSQLRDLVDGAG; this comes from the coding sequence GTGAGCGTTGTCGGCCGGGAGAACGAGATCGCCGAAGTCCTCGGCCTGACGAGTGGGACGCTCGTCGTGTCGGGCGATCCCGGGGCGGGCAAGAGCACGCTCCTCGACCTGGCCGCCGAGGCGCACTCCGGCCGGGTGCTGCGGGTGGCCGGCGGCGAGAACGAGGCCAACCTGCCCTTCGCCGCACTGCACCAGCTCGTCCGCCCGATGCTCGCCGAGGCCGGGGAGCTGCCGCCGCGGCAACGCGCCGCGCTGCTCGGGGCCTTCGGGATCGGCGACGAGGAGGCTCCCGACCGGCTGCTGATCAACGTCGCGGTGCTGACGCTGCTGTCCGGGCACGCCGAGCGGGAGCCCGTGCTCGTCGTGGTCGACGACGCGCAGTGGCTCGACGGCGGCTCGCTGGACGCGTTGATGTTCTTGGCTCGCCGCATCGAGGACGAGCCGTTGGCGATCCTCGTGGGCACGCGTGATGACTCCGTCTTCGCCGGCTTCCGCCGCTGCGCGCTCGCCCCGCTGGATCGAGCGGCGGCGAACCGGCTCCTCGACGCACAACCGCGAAGCCCGCAGGGCCGGGAACGCGTGCGCATCCTCGACCAGGCGGCGGGGAACCCGTTGGCGCTGGTCGAGCTGGCGCGCACCGAGGGCGCCGACCAGGACGTGCTGCCGCTGACCGACCGGCTCGAACGGATCTTCGCCGCGCACCTCGACGAGCTGCCCGAGCCGACGCGTGCGGCTCTGTTGCTGGTGGCCGTCGACACCGCGGACCTGCTCGGCGCCCGCTACGCCGCCGATCTCGCCCCTGCCGAGCTGGCCGGGCTCATCAAGATCACCCAAGGGCGGGTGCGGTTCCGGCATCCCCTGGTGCGGTCGGCGATCCAGCACGCCGCGCCGATGGAGCAGCGCATCCGCGCCCACCGCACGCTCGCCGAGCTGCTGCGTGAGGAGCCCGACCGCCGCGCCTGGCACCTCGCCGCCGCCAGCACCGGGCCGGACGAGGATGTCGCCGCAGCACTGGAGAGCACAGCTCGCCGAGCCCGCCAACGCGGCGGATATGCGGCCGCGGCAACGGCTTTGGAGCGCGCGGCCGAGCTGAGCCCTGACCGTGCGGCACGGGCGAGGCGGCTCGTGCGAGCGGCGGACATGGCCGCGCTGACCGGCCACGCGCGGTGGGTGGAACAGCTCGCGACGCAGGCCAGCTCGTTGACCGACGACCCGGACCTGCGCGCGCGAGCGGCGCTGCGCCTCGGCCAGGTGCTGACGATGACCATCCGCTTCCCGGCTGCCTACGAGCTGTTGATGCGGACCGCCGACGACGCCGCACCGGCTCTGGCGAAGCAAGCGCTGGCATCGGCGGCGTCGATCGTCTTCTACGCGGGCTCCGACCAGTGGCGCAGGCAGGTCCGCGAGCACTCCGCCGCCGACGATCCGCTGATCTCCGCGGTGACCGACCCGCACGAGAACCGCTCCGAGCTGGTCGCGGTGCTGCCTGAGTTGGTCGACGCGGCCAACGGGAATCCGCGCGCGCTGAACACGCTCGGTGTGATGGCGTGGATGCTCGACGAGAACGCCACCGCGATGCGCATCTACGACGACGCCCTGCACCGGCTGCGCGCGGCGGGTGACCTGCCGGACGGCCTCGGGTGCTCGGCGAGCTGGGCCTACCTCGACGGCGGCCGGTGGGCTCAGGCCAGGCAGACCGGGACGAGTTCGGTGTCCTCAGTGGACGAGGCGGACATGCCGCACCTCGTCGCGGGCACCTACACCCTGGAGGCGGTGGCCAGCGCGCTGTCGGGCAACGCCGCCGAGGCAAGGGAACTCGCCCTGCGCGCATTGTCCATAGTGGACCCTCAAGACAGCAGGGCGATCAGCACGCGCGCGCGGTGCGCGCTGGGCATGGCCGCGGTCGTCGACGGCGACCACGAAGCCGCCTACGAGCAGTTCCGGCAGCTGTTCACCGCAGAGGGCGATCCTGTGCACTACCACTGCTCCTACCCGGGTATCGGCGAACTGGCCGCAGCCGCGGTGCGGATCGGCAGGCACCAGGAAGCGGCCGAGGTCGTCGAGCGCGCGGCGAAGCGGCTCGAAGGGCGGTTCTCAGCCCGCACCAGCGCTCTGGTCAGCCGGGCGCGGGCGCTGCTGGCCGAGCCGGAGGAGGCCGAGTCGCACTTCGAGGCCGCGCTGGCCGACCCGGCGGGGGAGCAGTGGCCGTTCGAACGGGCCCAGATCCTGCTGGACTACGCGGAGTGGTTGCGGCGCAGACGAAGGATCACCGAAGCCCGGCCCAAGCTGAACGCGGCGATGGAGATCTTCCAGCGGCTGGGGGCACGACCGTGGATCGACCGAGCCCAGGGTGAACTCCGCGCCGCGGGCATCGAGGGCAACGCCCAGCCGAGCGCGCTGTCAGAGCTCTCCCCGCAGCAGCAGACGATCGTGCGCATGGCCGCCCGAGGGTTGACCAACAAGGAGATCGGCGAGCGGCTGTTCCTGTCGCCGCGAACGGTGAGTTCGCACCTCTACCGCAGTTTCCCCAAGCTCGGCATCACCGCGCGATCGCAGCTGCGTGACCTGGTCGACGGTGCCGGGTGA
- a CDS encoding DinB family protein, producing MTHRKRPAFTADERTQLIGWLDMQREIIQWKCEGVSDSDAHRAVLPSSPHMTMAGLLAHLRWVEQTWFEVMLLDAPADGPQFDPDDSDADMKVDGIPLARLLAEYETQWRKSNEIVARHSLDDIGRNRDWAVGRASVRWILLHMIEETARHAGHMDAIRELLDGATGYY from the coding sequence ATGACCCACCGGAAGCGCCCCGCCTTCACCGCGGACGAGCGGACCCAGCTCATCGGCTGGCTGGACATGCAACGCGAGATCATCCAGTGGAAGTGCGAGGGAGTCTCGGACTCCGACGCCCACCGCGCGGTCCTGCCGTCCTCGCCGCACATGACGATGGCCGGGCTGCTCGCGCACCTCCGCTGGGTCGAGCAGACCTGGTTCGAGGTGATGCTGCTGGATGCTCCCGCGGACGGTCCGCAGTTCGATCCGGACGACTCCGATGCCGACATGAAGGTGGACGGCATTCCGCTCGCGCGGCTGCTGGCGGAGTACGAAACGCAATGGCGGAAGTCCAACGAGATCGTGGCCCGGCATTCCCTCGACGACATCGGCAGGAACCGCGACTGGGCGGTCGGGCGGGCCTCCGTGCGGTGGATCCTGTTGCACATGATCGAGGAGACCGCGCGGCACGCCGGGCACATGGACGCCATTCGGGAACTGCTCGACGGAGCGACCGGGTATTACTGA
- a CDS encoding CsbD family protein, with protein MSDSDKVENKAEELKGKAKEKVGDATDNEQWQAEGKGEQVKANLKQAGEKVKDAFRG; from the coding sequence ATGAGCGACTCGGACAAGGTCGAGAACAAGGCCGAAGAGCTCAAGGGCAAGGCCAAGGAGAAGGTCGGTGACGCCACCGACAACGAGCAGTGGCAGGCCGAAGGCAAGGGTGAGCAGGTCAAGGCGAACCTGAAGCAGGCAGGCGAAAAGGTGAAGGATGCCTTCCGCGGGTGA
- a CDS encoding exonuclease domain-containing protein yields MNGYAVVDVETTGLLPGMHHRVVEVAVVHLDVDGAVTGEWCTLLNPMRDLGPQRIHRITAAEVRRAPTFGQIAGELAARLTGRVVVAHNLAFDLGFLTAEFDRVGVGAPLELESGLCTMALAETYLDSPSRSLATCCRVAGVTLDHAHSALHDAHAAAGLLAVYLTRCGRPEPWAHLLTGAAGREWPPFEEPVRRPVRRAVAGAETEHFLARLVDKLPRVHEPEGAEPYLAVLDKAMLDRYVSLSEQDELIAVAASLGLDRPTVERLHLGYLEALAAAARRDGWVGESERAELRDVAAILGLPDDAVTQALSASKTPARKGFRLQRGDRVVFTGDTVLPREEWEERALRAGLVVRPDHVSGRTRLVVAADADTLSVKARQARERGIPVITEAAFHRLLAALSRDDW; encoded by the coding sequence ATGAACGGTTACGCCGTCGTCGACGTCGAGACCACCGGCCTGCTCCCCGGCATGCACCACCGGGTCGTCGAGGTCGCGGTGGTGCACCTCGACGTGGACGGCGCGGTGACCGGCGAGTGGTGCACCCTTCTCAACCCGATGCGCGACCTAGGCCCGCAGCGCATCCACCGGATCACCGCCGCCGAGGTCCGCAGGGCCCCGACCTTCGGCCAGATCGCGGGCGAGCTGGCCGCGCGGCTGACCGGGCGGGTCGTCGTCGCCCACAACCTCGCCTTCGACCTGGGTTTCCTCACCGCGGAGTTCGACCGCGTCGGCGTCGGCGCGCCGCTGGAGCTGGAGAGCGGGCTGTGCACGATGGCGCTGGCCGAGACCTACCTGGACTCGCCGTCGCGGTCGCTGGCCACCTGCTGCCGTGTCGCGGGGGTGACGCTGGACCACGCGCACTCAGCGCTGCACGACGCGCACGCCGCGGCCGGGCTGCTCGCCGTGTACCTCACGCGGTGCGGGCGCCCCGAGCCGTGGGCCCACCTGCTCACCGGTGCCGCGGGCCGGGAGTGGCCGCCGTTCGAGGAGCCGGTGCGGCGGCCGGTGCGGCGCGCGGTCGCGGGTGCCGAGACAGAGCACTTCCTGGCGCGGCTGGTCGACAAGCTGCCGCGGGTGCACGAGCCCGAGGGCGCCGAGCCGTACCTGGCCGTGCTCGACAAGGCCATGCTGGACCGCTACGTGTCGCTGAGCGAGCAGGACGAGCTGATCGCGGTCGCCGCGTCGCTGGGCCTGGACCGCCCGACCGTGGAGCGGCTGCACCTGGGGTACCTGGAAGCCCTCGCCGCGGCGGCCCGGCGCGACGGCTGGGTCGGCGAGTCCGAACGCGCCGAACTGCGCGACGTCGCGGCGATCCTCGGCCTGCCCGACGACGCCGTGACCCAGGCCCTGAGCGCGTCGAAAACGCCTGCGCGCAAGGGTTTCCGGCTGCAACGCGGTGACCGGGTGGTGTTCACCGGTGACACGGTGCTGCCCCGCGAGGAGTGGGAGGAGCGCGCGCTCCGGGCCGGGCTCGTGGTGCGCCCTGACCACGTCAGCGGCCGGACGCGGCTGGTGGTGGCCGCCGACGCCGACACCCTGTCGGTCAAAGCCCGCCAGGCACGCGAGCGCGGCATCCCGGTGATCACCGAGGCCGCGTTCCACCGCCTCCTCGCCGCGCTCAGCCGCGACGACTGGTGA
- a CDS encoding ATP-binding protein, giving the protein MTSQPTARTLGELKSSGYQPRDVKTEIRHNLLAALRGGERVWSGIVGFDHSVLPQLERALLAGHDVVLLGERGQGKTRLLRSLVALLDEWTPVIDGAELPEDPFDPITPASRRRAAELGDRLPVAWVHRDQRYAEKLATPDTSVGDLVGDVDPVKVAEGRSLGDPETIHFGLVPRAHRGIIAINELPDLAERIQVALLNVMEERDIQVRGYTLRLPLDVLLVATANPEDYTNRGRIITPLKDRFGAEIRTHYPLEIADEVAMVRQEAQLAAEVGEHLLEVVARFVRHLRESNGVDQRSGVSARFAIAAAETVAAAALRRAALTEEWPAVARTVDLESVVPVLRGKLEFEAGVEGPESVELLTHLLRRAVADTGRSLLAGVDLSPLAAAVSNGQSVTTGERVPAADVLKALPELPVLVEVAKRLGVETNDPVGRVAGAVEFALELLYLTRRLGKQSANGQATYT; this is encoded by the coding sequence GTGACGAGTCAGCCCACCGCGCGCACCCTGGGCGAGCTGAAGAGCTCCGGCTACCAGCCCCGCGATGTCAAGACCGAGATCCGGCACAACCTGCTCGCCGCGCTCCGCGGCGGGGAAAGGGTGTGGTCCGGGATCGTCGGGTTCGACCACTCCGTGCTGCCGCAGCTCGAACGCGCGCTGCTGGCCGGGCACGACGTGGTGCTGCTCGGCGAGCGCGGGCAGGGCAAGACGCGGCTGCTGCGCTCACTGGTGGCGTTGCTGGACGAGTGGACGCCGGTGATCGACGGTGCCGAGCTGCCGGAGGACCCGTTCGACCCGATCACCCCGGCCTCGCGGCGGCGGGCCGCGGAGCTGGGCGACCGGCTGCCCGTGGCGTGGGTGCACCGCGACCAGCGGTACGCGGAGAAGCTGGCCACGCCGGACACCAGCGTCGGTGACCTGGTCGGCGACGTGGACCCGGTGAAGGTGGCGGAGGGCCGCAGCCTCGGCGATCCCGAGACCATCCACTTCGGACTGGTCCCGCGCGCCCACCGGGGCATCATCGCGATCAACGAGCTGCCCGACCTGGCCGAGCGCATCCAGGTGGCGCTGCTGAACGTGATGGAGGAACGCGACATCCAGGTGCGCGGGTACACGCTGCGGCTGCCGCTGGACGTGCTGCTGGTGGCCACGGCCAACCCGGAGGACTACACGAACCGGGGACGGATCATCACCCCGCTGAAGGACCGCTTCGGGGCGGAGATCCGCACCCACTACCCGCTGGAGATCGCCGACGAGGTCGCCATGGTGCGCCAGGAGGCCCAGCTGGCGGCCGAGGTCGGGGAGCACCTGCTGGAGGTCGTCGCCCGATTCGTGCGGCACCTGCGCGAGTCCAACGGCGTCGACCAGCGCTCGGGTGTCTCCGCGCGGTTCGCCATCGCGGCGGCGGAAACCGTTGCCGCGGCGGCATTGCGGCGGGCGGCGCTGACCGAGGAGTGGCCCGCGGTCGCGCGCACGGTCGACCTGGAGTCCGTGGTTCCCGTGCTGCGCGGAAAGCTCGAGTTCGAGGCCGGTGTCGAAGGACCGGAGAGCGTCGAGCTGTTGACCCATCTGCTGCGGCGCGCGGTGGCCGACACCGGGCGGTCGCTGCTGGCCGGAGTCGACCTGTCTCCCCTCGCCGCGGCGGTGTCCAACGGACAGTCGGTCACCACGGGCGAGCGCGTGCCCGCGGCCGATGTGCTCAAGGCGCTGCCGGAGCTGCCTGTGCTTGTCGAGGTTGCGAAGCGTCTTGGCGTGGAAACGAACGACCCCGTTGGTCGGGTCGCGGGAGCAGTGGAGTTCGCCCTGGAGCTGCTGTACCTGACCAGGCGGCTCGGCAAGCAGTCCGCGAACGGTCAGGCCACCTACACCTGA
- a CDS encoding metal-sensitive transcriptional regulator — protein sequence MRGYTEGKDGYLKRLRRIEGQIRGLQRMVDNDEYCIDILTQISAATKALQAVSLGLLDEHLKHCVSQAIADGGDGADAKIREASDAIARLVRS from the coding sequence ATGCGGGGATACACCGAGGGCAAAGACGGCTACCTCAAGCGGTTGCGCCGGATCGAGGGCCAGATCCGCGGCCTGCAACGGATGGTCGACAACGACGAGTACTGCATCGACATCCTCACCCAGATCTCCGCGGCGACCAAGGCGCTGCAGGCGGTCTCCCTCGGCCTGCTCGACGAGCACCTCAAGCACTGCGTGAGCCAGGCGATCGCCGATGGCGGGGACGGCGCGGACGCCAAGATCCGCGAGGCCAGCGACGCGATCGCCCGCCTCGTCCGTTCCTGA
- a CDS encoding alkene reductase: MTTAFDPIDLAGTKLANRIAMAPMTRSRAGEGGVPTETMATYYEQRATAGLIISEAVQPSVIGQGYPATPGLHSDEQVEGWRRVTDTVHAAGGRIYAQIMHSGRIGHPSLLPGDLIPTGPSAIAAQGQVFTGTGLHDFVTPKELTEAEIHQTIADFANAARNAIAAGFDGVELHGANGYLIQQFLSSNANVRTDGWGTTTEGRIRFAVEVVQAVVAAIGAERTALRISPAGTYNDIVEDSHREVYTALVDAIEPLGLSYLHIAEGTDRELTLRLRERFSGVLVLNPFTEGRPTDHSELHLVESGVADILAFGAQFLANPDLPARLASRGPYNAPDPSSFYGGDTRGYTDYPVLSA, from the coding sequence ATGACCACGGCGTTCGATCCGATCGACCTCGCGGGCACGAAGCTGGCAAACCGCATCGCCATGGCGCCGATGACCAGGAGCCGGGCGGGCGAGGGCGGGGTGCCCACCGAGACCATGGCCACCTACTACGAGCAGCGCGCCACCGCGGGCCTGATCATCAGCGAGGCCGTCCAGCCGTCCGTGATCGGCCAGGGCTATCCCGCCACACCCGGCCTGCACAGCGACGAGCAGGTCGAGGGCTGGCGCCGCGTCACCGACACCGTCCACGCCGCGGGCGGACGGATCTACGCGCAGATCATGCACTCCGGCCGCATCGGCCACCCGAGCCTGCTGCCGGGCGATCTCATCCCCACCGGTCCCTCCGCCATCGCCGCCCAGGGCCAGGTGTTCACCGGCACCGGCCTGCACGACTTCGTCACGCCGAAAGAGCTGACCGAGGCCGAGATCCACCAGACCATCGCCGACTTCGCCAACGCCGCGCGCAACGCGATCGCGGCCGGGTTCGACGGCGTGGAACTGCACGGGGCCAACGGCTACCTGATCCAGCAGTTCCTCTCCAGCAACGCCAACGTCCGCACCGACGGATGGGGCACGACCACCGAGGGGCGAATCCGCTTCGCGGTCGAGGTCGTGCAGGCGGTCGTGGCGGCCATCGGCGCCGAGCGCACCGCTCTGCGCATCTCCCCGGCGGGCACCTACAACGACATCGTCGAGGACTCCCACCGCGAGGTCTACACCGCGCTGGTCGACGCGATCGAGCCGCTCGGCCTGTCCTACCTGCACATCGCCGAGGGCACCGACCGGGAACTGACACTGCGGCTGCGCGAGCGCTTCAGCGGCGTGCTCGTGCTGAACCCGTTCACCGAGGGCCGCCCCACCGACCACTCCGAACTGCACCTGGTCGAAAGCGGTGTCGCGGACATCCTCGCCTTCGGCGCGCAGTTCCTCGCCAACCCCGACCTGCCGGCCCGGCTCGCCTCCCGCGGCCCGTACAACGCGCCCGACCCGAGCTCCTTCTACGGCGGCGACACCAGGGGCTACACCGACTACCCGGTCCTGTCGGCCTGA
- a CDS encoding MarR family winged helix-turn-helix transcriptional regulator, whose protein sequence is MTSSIGNLLIRASRLHRTAAGQLLRDAGLHAGQELLMMHLWDHGSQRQGDLSEVLDVDASTLTRMVQRLEHAGFVRRSRCEIDGRAWDVHPTQAGLALRDRVLAAWEELEKITLNGLSEEEVAALTSALERVGGNLCEFARNSGSPDHC, encoded by the coding sequence GTGACCAGTTCGATCGGCAACCTGCTCATCCGGGCGAGCCGGCTGCACCGCACCGCGGCGGGCCAGCTGCTGCGCGACGCGGGGCTGCACGCGGGGCAGGAGCTGCTGATGATGCACCTCTGGGACCACGGGAGCCAGCGCCAGGGCGATCTTTCCGAAGTCCTCGACGTGGACGCCTCGACCCTGACCAGGATGGTGCAGCGCCTGGAGCACGCGGGTTTCGTGCGGCGCAGCCGCTGCGAGATCGACGGCCGGGCGTGGGACGTCCACCCGACCCAGGCGGGGCTCGCACTGCGGGACCGCGTGCTCGCCGCGTGGGAGGAACTGGAGAAGATCACCCTCAACGGGCTCAGCGAGGAGGAGGTCGCCGCGCTGACCTCCGCACTGGAGCGCGTGGGCGGCAACCTCTGCGAGTTCGCCAGGAACTCCGGCTCCCCCGACCATTGTTGA